CGGCACCCAGCAGGCGCGCCACGTCAGGGTTCTTGGTGGATTTGGCTTCGGCTTCAACGTTTTTCGACGTGACGCCTGCTTCTTCGGCGTTCAGCAGGGCGTAGCCCACCCAGCGAACGATGGTGGTGAAGTCTTCATCGCCACGCGCGACGACAGGACCCAGTGGCTCCTTGGAGATGGTTTCAGGCAGAACGACGTAGTCCTTCGGCGAAGCCAGCTTGGAGCGCTGTGCGTAGAGCTGGGATTTGTCGGAGGTCAGCACGTCGCAACGGCCGGACTCAAGCGACTTGGCGCTTTCGTCGGAGGTGTCGAACGTGATCGGGGTGTACTTGAGGTTGTTGGCGCGGAAATAGTCCGACACGTTCAACTCAGTGGTGGTACCGGCTTGAATGCAGATGGTCGCGCCGTCCAGCTCCTTGGCACTTTTCACGCCCAGCTTGCTGTTGGCCAGGAAGCCAACGCCGTCGTAATAGGTGACGAAGCCGGGGAACACCAGACCCATGCTCGCGTCACGGGAGCTGGTCCAGGTGGTGTTACGCGACAGGATGTCGATTTCGCCGGACTGCAGCGCGGTGAAACGCTCTTTTGCGTTCAGCTGGCTGAATTTGACCTTGGTCGCGTCACCGAATACTGCGGCAGCGACAGCGCGGCAGAAGTCGGCGTCGATGCCCTGGATCTTGCCGCTTGCGTCCGGAACCGAGAAACCTGGCAGACCGTCACTGACGCCGCACTGAATAAAGCCCTTCTTCTGAATGGCGTCCAGCTTGGCACCCGCTTGAGCGAACCCGGTCAGACCGAGCGCTGCAGCAGCGGCCACGACAGCCAGGGTGGATTTCAACATCTTCATTCAAACCTCCAGTTTGCTCTTTGTTGTGTAGGAGCTTTAGCCCCGTCGCACCCTTGTGAGGCATTAACGACCCGTGCTGGCTTTTTTTTGGGTCATGCGACGTTGAACCCGTTTACCGCCCTACGCGCCAGGCAACTGGACGCTGCAGGATCGGCATGATGCGAGTCCGACGGACTGAAGCCCCATGATGTCCTTGAACCCCGAGGTTCAAAGCGAATCGTGCCGGGAATCCTGCTGAATGATTCCATGCTGCCTCTGGCGCAACACAAGGCCGTCTGCTTGATAGCCCATTAGTGTTACCGCCCGAGGTGAGCGCCTTCACTCCGCGGGTTTTGTAGCAAAGCCCGTACCACCATGCTGGCAATGTCGAATTAGCGACAGGTCAAGATCAAAACTTGTAACCTTGCGACATATTCGATAACGCGTCAGCGAGCCTGCGCACCGCCTTAAAGCGTTGAGGTAGAGCGACCGCACACTAATGGAGCACACATGACTGACCCACTGATCATTGAGCCGCAATTGCCCGTCGACGCCTGCGTGATCTGGCTGCATGGGCTGGGTGCCGATCGCTACGATTTCATGCCCGTTGCCGAGATGCTGCAGAGGACGCTGACGACCACCCGATTCATTTTGCCGCAAGCGCCTACCCGCGCCGTCACCATCAACGGCGGCTACGCAATGCCCAGCTGGTATGACATCAAGGCCATGAGCCCGGCCCGCGCCATCGACACTGGCGAGCTGGAGGGCTCAGCGCAAGACGTCATCAAGCTGATCGAAGAGCAGCGCGACAGTGGCATAGACCCGGCGCGAATCTTCCTCGCAGGGTTTTCCCAGGGCGGCGCCGTGGTGCTCCATACAGCCTTCCTGCGTTGGGAAGGCCCCCTTGGCGGTGTGCTCGCGCTTTCCACTTACGCGCCGACGTTCAGCGACGAAATGAGCCTGTCCGCCAGCCAGCAACGCATCCCGGCCTATTGCTTGCACGGCAGCCGTGACCAAGTGGTTCTGCATGCCATGGGACGCGCTGCCTACGAGCACTTGAAAGCCCAGGGCGTCACCGTGGCATGGCAGGAATACCCAATGGAGCACGAAGTGTTACCGCAGGAAATTTCCGACATAGGTGTCTGGCTCGCGGATCGGCTTCGCTAGTCCCCTCATTTGAACCTTCCAATTGCGTTGCAGATTTGTTAGGACACTACGCCGCGCCGGAATCTTGCTTTACACTCCCGGCGTACTTTCCTTAATCAACCGATGAGATCACCGTGCTCAAAGCACTTAAAAAGATGTTCGGTAAAAGCGAGGCTGAGCCGCTCGCACCTGCTGCTCCCCTCCCCGTCCCCCAGCGTCAGACCGAAAGCGTCTCGCAGGAACCGTCAGCAGCAGAAGTGCACGTGCCTGCGGCCGAGCATTTGGAAGCCGTTGAACCGGCCGTCGCTGAGCCGGCCGTCATTGCGCCCGCCAGGGCTGAACGCCCCCGCCGTGAACGTGCGCCCAAGCCCGTCGTCATTCCCTGGAAACCCGAGGACTTCGTCGTCGAACCCCAGGAAGGCAAAACCCGCTTCCATGATTTCCCGCTCGCGCCCGAGCTAATGCACGCCATTCAGGACCTGGGCTTCCCGTATTGCACGCCGATCCAGGCAGGCGTTCTGGGTTACACGCTCAAAGGTCGCGATGCCATCGGCCGCGCACAGACCGGTACCGGCAAGACCGCTGCGTTCCTGATTTCCATCATCACCCAGTTGACCCAAACGCCTCCGCCCAAGGAGCGCTACATGGGTGAGCCGCGTGCCCTGATCATCGCTCCGACCCGCGAGCTGGTCGTGCAGATCGCCAAGGACGCCGAGGCGCTGACCAAGTACACCGATCTCAACGTCATGACGTTTGTTGGCGGTATGGACTTCGACAAGCAACTAAAGCACCTCGAAGCGCGCCACTGCGACATTCTGGTTGCGACCCCGGGCCGCTTGCTCGATTTCGCCCAACGCGGTGAAGTGCACCTGGACATGGTCGAAGTCATGGTGCTGGACGAGGCCGACCGCATGCTGGACATGGGTTTCATCCCTCAAGTGCGCTCGATCATCCGCCAGACCCCGCACAAGGGTGAGCGCCAGACCCTGCTGTTCTCCGCCACCTTCACCGAAGACGTGATGAACCTCGCAAAACAGTGGACGACCGATCCTGCAATCGTCGAGATCGAATCCCTGAACGTGGCCAGCGACACCGTCGAGCAGCACATTTATGCCGTGGCGGGGGCGGACAAGTACAAGCTGTTGTTCAACCTGATCAATGACAACGGCTGGGAACGCGTGATGGTCTTCGCCAACCGCAAGGATGAAGTGCGGCGCATCGAAGAACGTCTCGTGCGTGACGGCATCAATGCGGCGCAGTTGTCCGGTGACGTACCGCAGCACAAGCGGATCAAGACGCTGGAAGGCTTCCGCGAAGGCAAGATCCGCGTGCTGGTGGCCACCGACGTG
The nucleotide sequence above comes from Pseudomonas lutea. Encoded proteins:
- a CDS encoding amino acid ABC transporter substrate-binding protein — protein: MKMLKSTLAVVAAAAALGLTGFAQAGAKLDAIQKKGFIQCGVSDGLPGFSVPDASGKIQGIDADFCRAVAAAVFGDATKVKFSQLNAKERFTALQSGEIDILSRNTTWTSSRDASMGLVFPGFVTYYDGVGFLANSKLGVKSAKELDGATICIQAGTTTELNVSDYFRANNLKYTPITFDTSDESAKSLESGRCDVLTSDKSQLYAQRSKLASPKDYVVLPETISKEPLGPVVARGDEDFTTIVRWVGYALLNAEEAGVTSKNVEAEAKSTKNPDVARLLGADGDYGPQLKLKKDWVVQIVKQVGNYGEIFEKNLGAATPLEIARGQNALWNAGGIQYAPPVR
- a CDS encoding alpha/beta hydrolase, translating into MTDPLIIEPQLPVDACVIWLHGLGADRYDFMPVAEMLQRTLTTTRFILPQAPTRAVTINGGYAMPSWYDIKAMSPARAIDTGELEGSAQDVIKLIEEQRDSGIDPARIFLAGFSQGGAVVLHTAFLRWEGPLGGVLALSTYAPTFSDEMSLSASQQRIPAYCLHGSRDQVVLHAMGRAAYEHLKAQGVTVAWQEYPMEHEVLPQEISDIGVWLADRLR